The sequence GACATCCTCGCCGAAGGGCGTGGACATGTAGCCCGATGCCGGCGAGCGCACCCGCTCCAGATATTCAGGCGAGAAATCGGCATTGTCGGCGATGACCAGCGCGCCGGGTCGCAAGCGGCTCTCGGACCAGGCTGAGGATCTCTGGGTAGATCGCCTTGGCGCCGTCGAGCAGCAACAGGTCGATCGTCTCGGGGAGGTCGGCGCTCAGCGTTTCAAGCGCGTCTCCCTCGCGGATCTCCACCAGGTCGATAAGGCCGCCCTCGGTCAGATTGGCCTTGGCCCGCATCACCTTGGACGGCTCGAATTCGGTGGTGATCAGGCGGCCGCCGCCATTGTCGCGCAGCGCCGCGGCGAGATAGAGCGTCGAGATGCCGAACGAGGTGCCGAACTCGATGATGATGCGCGCGCCGCTGCTGCGTGCCAGCATGTAGAGCAGCGTGCCGGTTTCCGGCGAGATCGCCAGCCAGAGATCCTTCAGCCGTCCGTAGAAATCGACATATTCGGTCTTGCTGTTGAGCAGGCGCGCCCGCTCGTCCTGAGAGAGCCCGGCCGCAGCGGGGCTCGTAGCCGCTTCGGCCTCCTTGAACAGGCGTGCAAGCAGCGGTGCCAGCGGGGCGTTGGTCAGCGTCGTCATGAAAAGTCTCCGGTCGAAAATGACTGCGTTCTTGTGTCGGGAGGAAAATACGAATAATCCTTCAGGTTTCCAATTCGCATTGCCGGACCGAAACATGACCGGACGCCCAAGTCATTCGATTTCCTCGCGAAAACAGCCCAAACAGGCGCGCGCCACGGACCTTGTCGCGGCGATTTTGCAGGCTGCCGTTCAGGTTTTGGCGAGCGAAGGCGCGCAGCGTTTCACCACCACGCGCGTGGCGGAAAAGGCAGGCGTCAGCGTCGGCTCGCTCTACCAATATTTCCCCAACAAGGCCGCACTGTTGTTCCGGCTGCAGAGCGATGAATGGCGCCAGACCGGTGGCCTGCTGCGCACCATACTCGAAGACGGCCAACGACCTCCGCTCGAACGGCTGCGTGCACTTGTCCACGCCTTCATCCGCTCGGAGTGCGAAGAGGCCGAGGTGCGCGTGGCGCTCAATGACGCCGCACCTCTCTATCGCGACGCACCGGAGGCGCACGAAGCCAGAGCCTCGGGGGAACGAACCGTCCAGACCTTTCTGCGGGAGGCATTGCCCGAGGCCCCGGAGGCCGTCCGCGTCCTGGCCGGCGACCTGATCAAAACGACACTCAGCGCGGTGGGGAAGGATTTTTCGGAAAGCCCGCGAACAACGGCCGAGATCGAAACCTATGCCGATGCGATGGCCGATATGTTCTGCGCTTACTTGGGAAGCCTGGGCCATAGGGGCTGATGTCGCCGGTTCCGTCCGGCCCGCCTTTTGGCTTACTCTGCCGCTGATGCCAGCGGCCTGACCCTGGCCATCATCGAGCGCAGCACTGCCGGTTTCAGCGGCTTGTTGATCACCGCAATCTCCAGCCCGCCGGCCGCCGCCCGCACCTCGTTGGAGCGGTCCGCGGTGACCAGCACGGCCGGCAGGTCGTTGCCATGGGTCGCACGCAGCCGGGCGATGATGTCGAGACCGGTTTCGCCGTCGAGATGGTAATCGGCAAGCACGATGTCCGGGCGGTGTGGCGCGGCGTTCTCCAGATCGCGTGAGCCGGACACCGTGTCGACCTTGCATCCCCAGCCTTCGAGCAACAGCCGCATGCCTTCGAGGATGCGGGCGTCATTGTCGATACAGAGCACATGCAGCCCGGCCAGCGAAGCCGCGGCACGAGCGGGAGCCTTGGTTTCGACCTCGCGTCGCGGCTGCTGCACCGCCGCGACGGGCAGGATGACGGAAAAGCGCGTGCCCTTGCCCGGATTGGAGAAAATACGGATTTCAAGCCTAAGCACCCGGGCGATGCGGTCGACGATGGAGAGGCCAAGACCGAGGCCTTCGGCTTCGCGCGCGCCTTCGTCCAACCGGGTGAACTCATGGAAGACGGTGTTCAGCTTATCGCCGGCGATGCCTATACCGGTGTCGATGACCTGGATCTCGGCCAGCTCGCCGCGCCGCCGCACCCCGACCAGGATGCGGCCCCTGCGTGTGTATTTAATCGCGTTGGAGACGAGGTTCTGGATCAGGCGGCGCAGCAGATTGCGGTCGGTCACCACCGTCAGCGACGACGGCATGATCGTCAGGCCGAGCTTTTTCTCCGCCGCCATTGGCCGAAAATCATTGCCGATCTGGCGCAGCAATCCATCGAGGTTGAAGGCGGTATCGTCTGGCTTCATCGCGCCGGCATCGAGGCGCGAAATGTCGAGCACGGCGCCGAGAATAGTTTCGACCGATTCCAGCGAGGATTCGATATTGACCGCCGCCTTGCCGGCCGGACCTTTGCCGGCCTTCTCGATCAGCGACGAGCAGTAGAGCCGGGCGGCATTCAACGGCTGCAGAATGTCGTGGCCGGCGGCGGCGAGGAAGCGTGTCTTGCCGAGATTGGCCTCCTCGGCCAGCATCTGCGCCTGCGCCAACTCCTCGTTGACCCGGGTCAACTCGATGGTGCGGGTCTTGACCCTCTGCTCCAGCGATTCATTGGCGCGCTTCAACGCCAGATCCTGCTCGACGCGTCCGGAAATGTCGGCATAGGTGGCGACGATGCCGCCATCCGGCATCGGATTGGAGCGCAGCTCCAGGATGCGGCCGCTGGTCTTCAACTCCATCTGCCAGGGGCTGACGAAGCTGGTCAGCCGGTTGAGCATCGTCACGCGCTGGTCGGCGGGGATGTCGCCGCGCTCGGCGAGATGGCGCAGGATCTGGTCGAGCGAAACGCCGACCTGGCCCATCTCGTCGGGCAGGTCGAACAGCGTCCTGTACTGGCGGTTCCAGCAGATCAGGCGGAAATCCCGGTCGAAGACAGTGATACCTTGCTCCATCTGGTCGAGCGCGATCTGCAGCAGGTCGCGATTGTGCTGCAGCGCCTCGGTGGCGTCGTCGAGCAGGCGGAAGGCATCCCGGGATTCGCGGTCATGGCGCCGAAACAGCAGCGACAGGATCAGCCGCGCCGAGGAGGAGCCGACGGCGCTGGCCAGAAGCTGCTCGGAGAAGCGGATGACGTCCATGCTCGCCTGCTCCTTGCCGAGCAGCGTGGTGCCGTTGGTCTTCTCGAACGACTGGAACGAGCGCTCGGTGCGCTCGACGCCGAGATAGCGTGCGATCGTGTCCTTGAGGTCGTTGACGGTGATGGCGGTGCGGAAGCGGCGCAGGCTGGGCATCGGGCCGGCATCCCTTGGCACGAAGATCGACGCCTGGATGCGCTCCAGCGGCACCGATGCGCGCGACAGCGAGCCAAGGACGAAAAACAGCGTGTTGATCGACAGGCTCCACAACACGCCATGGTTCAGCGGTTCGGCGACCGTGCCGAACAGCGCCTGCGGCCGCAGCGCCTCGAAGCCGAACAGCCCGTGCACGATGATATCGGTATCGGGCGCGACAAACGACGGCAGCAGCAGCGTGTAGCCCCACACGAGAATGCCGGCGACCATGCCGAGGGCCGCACCCCTGCCATTGGCGCCGCGCCAGATCAGCCCGCCGATCAGCGCCGGCGCGAACTGCGCGATGGCCGCGAACGACATCAGGCCGATCGACGACAGCCGTGCGCTGTTGGTGCTCTCGCGATAGTAGAGGAAAGCGATGAACAACAGGATGAAGATCGCCCCGCGCCGCACATTGAGGATCAGCGTCGACCAGTCCTCGTTTTCGGAGGTCGAGGTCTTGAGCAGGCGGCGCACGAACAGCGGAATGACGAGGTCGTTGGAGATCATGATCGACAGCGCCACGCTTTCGACGATCACCATGGCGGTTGCTGCCGACAGCCCG is a genomic window of Mesorhizobium huakuii containing:
- a CDS encoding TetR family transcriptional regulator; this encodes MTGRPSHSISSRKQPKQARATDLVAAILQAAVQVLASEGAQRFTTTRVAEKAGVSVGSLYQYFPNKAALLFRLQSDEWRQTGGLLRTILEDGQRPPLERLRALVHAFIRSECEEAEVRVALNDAAPLYRDAPEAHEARASGERTVQTFLREALPEAPEAVRVLAGDLIKTTLSAVGKDFSESPRTTAEIETYADAMADMFCAYLGSLGHRG
- a CDS encoding PAS domain-containing hybrid sensor histidine kinase/response regulator, which gives rise to MQGLFIVIIAIAYVTLLFVIASLGDRRSATSGSSRARPFIYALSLAIYCTSWTFFGSVGLSSERGLEFLGIYTGPVLVFVFGFPLLNRIVRLAKTEKITSIADFLGARYGKSFTVAAIATLIATIGAVPYIALQLKAISGSVSLMVEHYTGSPPSFDPFVSDISLVVAMLLALFAVLFGTRHADATEHQDGLVLAVAVETVVKLAAFLAIGLMVTFLIFGGPGDMFAKLAENAQVRQAMGYNTSLATWLVLTGLSGFAIIMLPRQFYVTIVENRGEAELRTATWVFPLYLVAINLFVLPIAFAGLSLVGTGTSSDLYVLSLPLFSGHDVLAMAAFIGGLSAATAMVIVESVALSIMISNDLVIPLFVRRLLKTSTSENEDWSTLILNVRRGAIFILLFIAFLYYRESTNSARLSSIGLMSFAAIAQFAPALIGGLIWRGANGRGAALGMVAGILVWGYTLLLPSFVAPDTDIIVHGLFGFEALRPQALFGTVAEPLNHGVLWSLSINTLFFVLGSLSRASVPLERIQASIFVPRDAGPMPSLRRFRTAITVNDLKDTIARYLGVERTERSFQSFEKTNGTTLLGKEQASMDVIRFSEQLLASAVGSSSARLILSLLFRRHDRESRDAFRLLDDATEALQHNRDLLQIALDQMEQGITVFDRDFRLICWNRQYRTLFDLPDEMGQVGVSLDQILRHLAERGDIPADQRVTMLNRLTSFVSPWQMELKTSGRILELRSNPMPDGGIVATYADISGRVEQDLALKRANESLEQRVKTRTIELTRVNEELAQAQMLAEEANLGKTRFLAAAGHDILQPLNAARLYCSSLIEKAGKGPAGKAAVNIESSLESVETILGAVLDISRLDAGAMKPDDTAFNLDGLLRQIGNDFRPMAAEKKLGLTIMPSSLTVVTDRNLLRRLIQNLVSNAIKYTRRGRILVGVRRRGELAEIQVIDTGIGIAGDKLNTVFHEFTRLDEGAREAEGLGLGLSIVDRIARVLRLEIRIFSNPGKGTRFSVILPVAAVQQPRREVETKAPARAAASLAGLHVLCIDNDARILEGMRLLLEGWGCKVDTVSGSRDLENAAPHRPDIVLADYHLDGETGLDIIARLRATHGNDLPAVLVTADRSNEVRAAAGGLEIAVINKPLKPAVLRSMMARVRPLASAAE